The genomic stretch GGTGGCGGCGCGCCTCCGGCGTATCGAGCGTGTCGGCGGGTCCGTGATGGACGATCTCGCCGCGATCCATGATATAGACCTGGTCGGCGAGTTCGCGGCAGAAATCGAGATATTGCTCGACCAGAAGAATGGCCATGCCGGTTGAATCGCGCAGATAGCGGATCGCCCGGCCGATATCCTTGATGATCGAGGGCTGGATGCCTTCCGTCGGTTCGTCCAGCACCAGAATTTTGGGTCGCGTGACCATGGCGCGGCCGATGGCGAGCTGCTGCTGCTGGCCGCCCGAAAGATCGCCGCCGCGACGCGACAGCATTGATTGCAGCACGGGAAACAGGCTGAAAATATCGTCCGGGATCGTGCGGTCGCGCGCGGCAAGCGGGGCAAAGCCGGTCTCCAGGTTTTCCCGGACCGTCAGCAG from Martelella sp. AD-3 encodes the following:
- the urtE gene encoding urea ABC transporter ATP-binding subunit UrtE, producing MLTIENVNLHYGAAQALRNVSLSAEMGKITCVLGRNGVGKSSLLRAVTGQHPTSGGAISFQGEKLDGLAPYHRAKRGVGYVPQGREIFPLLTVRENLETGFAPLAARDRTIPDDIFSLFPVLQSMLSRRGGDLSGGQQQQLAIGRAMVTRPKILVLDEPTEGIQPSIIKDIGRAIRYLRDSTGMAILLVEQYLDFCRELADQVYIMDRGEIVHHGPADTLDTPEARRHLTV